In the genome of Quercus robur chromosome 3, dhQueRobu3.1, whole genome shotgun sequence, one region contains:
- the LOC126718202 gene encoding uncharacterized protein LOC126718202 — protein sequence MESASVPSNERASTTGSNANSSSVRAKCDPAWDHVTEELKDGRSSYRCIHCGKTYKGGGINRMKRHLAGIKGDVAPCMGVPYDVRFQMVENLKEISKSKEQTKKDQEASNYSPLEESPKFEDVQEITPRGRGLGRGNRSSPSNFPPRSNLGKRKVGDIDNYFAPRTTPGAQPSIKSVLAGKEKKRRVDMAVARWMYDACIPINAVNSSYYQPMLNAVASYGPGYRGPNYHALRVPLLREAKREVQLIVDSHRSYWADTGCTIMADGWTDTRHRTLINFLVYCPKGIIFIRSIDASDLVKDAITLSNLFDEIVNWVGPANIVHLVTDNAANYVAAGRIVCGKYRNISWSPCAAHCLNLIFKEIGKMDHVAKLAKRASKITVFIYNHVALQAWLRTRKNWTEIVRPGPTRFATTFIALGSLKEHKHDLQALVTSKFYVESRYAKDKKAKAVVKIILDNQFWNDCHVIVHIMSPLIRLLRIVDSDEKPAMGYVYDGMYRVIDGIKKIFKDKKRLWEPYVNIIKDRWDNQFYRDIHAAAYWLNPAFQYDTSTLNKRLETQSAVTDVIESKVSVGRLKLVEELRLFREREQTFGSQLAQESAKTSQPDEWWKLFGSCAPTLQKFAIRILSQTAASSGCEQNWSAFEQIHTKRRNRLEHQRLNDLVFVHYNYRLKERVKRKKFNFDPIDYASIDKTEFWVVEDEEPPFLDHEEIENALYEEGAYPIEEGSSSHVQRG from the exons ATGGAATCTGCCTCTGTGCCATCTAATGAACGTGCTTCTACAACCGGGTCTAATGCTAATTCTTCATCTGTGAGGGCAAAATGTGATCCTGCATGGGATCATGTAACTGAAGAGTTGAAAGACGGAAGAAGTAGTTATAGATGTATACATTGTGGGAAAACTTATAAAGGAGGGGGCATTAATCGAATGAAAAGACATCTAGCTGGAATTAAAGGTGATGTGGCTCCATGTATGGGTGTACCTTATGATGTTAGGTTCCAAATGGTTGAGAATTTGaaggaaatttcaaaatctaaagAACAAACCAAAAAGGATCAAGAAGCATCTAATTATTCGCCATTAGAGGAGTCACCAAAATTTGAAGATGTCCAAGAAATTACTCCTAGAGGTAGGGGGTTAGGTAGGGGAAATAGAAGTAGTCCTAGTAATTTTCCACCAAGATCCAATCTTGGCAAGAGAAAGGTTGGTGACATTGATAATTACTTCGCTCCTAGGACAACACCGGGAGCTCAACCTTCTATTAAAAGTGTGCTTGCTGGCAAAGAAAAGAAGCGGAGGGTTGATATGGCTGTAGCTAGATGGATGTATGATGCTTGCATTCCAATTAATGCTGTGAATTCTAGTTATTATCAACCTATGCTCAATGCTGTAGCTTCTTATGGTCCTGGATATAGAGGTCCAAATTATCATGCCCTTCGAGTGCCTTTGTTGAGAGAAGCAAAAAGAGAAGTTCAATTGATTGTTGATTCTCATCGTTCATATTGGGCTGATACTGGTTGTACAATAATGGCTGATGGGTGGACTGATACTAGGCATAGAACATTGATTAATTTTCTTGTCTATTGTCCTAAAGGTATTATTTTTATACGTTCTATTGATGCTTCTGACTTGGTTAAGGATGCTATTACTTTAAGTAACTTGTTTGATGAAATTGTTAATTGGGTTGGTCCTGCAAATATAGTACATTTGGTCACTGACAATGCTGCAAATTATGTAGCTGCTGGAAGAATTGTGTGTGGAAAATATAGGAACATTAGTTGGTCACCTTGTGCAGCACATTGCCTAAACCTAATTTTTAAAGAGATTGGGAAGATGGATCATGTAGCTAAACTTGCAAAGCGTGCATCCAAGATCACTGTGTTCATCTATAACCATGTGGCTTTGCAAGCTTGGTTGAGGACTAGAAAAAATTGGACGGAAATTGTGCGTCCAGGGCCAACTAGGTTTGCTACTACTTTCATTGCCTTAGGGAGTCTTAAGGAACATAAGCATGACTTACAAGCATTGGTGACTAGCAAATTTTATGTTGAATCAAGATATGCAAAAGATAAGAAAGCTAAGGCAGTGGTGAAAATCATTCTTGATAATCAATTTTGGAATGATTGTCATGTAATTGTGCATATTATGTCACCATTGATTCGTTTATTACGCATTGTTGATTCTGATGAAAAACCAGCTATGGGTTATGTATATGATGGCATGTATAGAGTAATTgatggaattaaaaaaattttcaaggacAAGAAGAGACTATGGGAGCCTTATGTTAATATTATTAAGGATCGTTGGGATAATCAATTCTATAGAGATATTCATGCTGCTGCTTATTGGTTGAATCCTGCATTCCAATATGACACTTCCACTCTTAATAAGAGGCTAGAGACACAATCTGCTGTGACAGATGTTATTGAATCAAAAGTTTCAGTTGGTCGGTTGAAGTTGGTGGAGGAATTAAGGCTATTTCGAGAGCGTGAACAAACTTTTGGAAGCCAACTTGCTCAAGAATCAGCCAAGACATCTCAGCCGG ATGAGTGGTGGAAGTTGTTTGGATCTTGTGCTCCAACCTTACAAAAGTTTGCAATTCGGATCCTTAGCCAAACAGCTGCCTCTTCGGGATGTGAGCAGAATTGGAGTGCTTTTGAACAAATACAtaccaaaagaagaaatagattgGAGCATCAACGACTTAATGATCTTGTATTTGTTCATTATAACTACCGATTGAAAGAAAG AGTCAAAAGGAAGAAGTTCAATTTTGATCCTATTGACTATGCAAGTATCGATAAAACTGAATTTTGGGTAGTGGAAGATGAGGAACCTCCATTCCTTGATCATGAGGAGATAGAAAATGCATTATATGAAGAGGGAGCCTATCCAATTGAAGAAGGGTCTTCTAGCCATGTACAAAGAGGTTAG
- the LOC126719716 gene encoding uncharacterized protein LOC126719716 yields the protein MSDKRQRRLGTKVYEDSAQTQKSRNLITLEEFFPRKFFQNNSAEAVHTVSRCEIQDEKEDVDHDDPKETLSSLEELQSQVDEVEPLQSSTSPKEVLTQALEEPEIYAPHTNTLQQTQGCYACSPDLTFTDKDLLLGSKPHNRPLYVSGYARKQRIERVLVDGGSAVNILPKMTMKRLGFTMEELSHSRLVIQGFNQGGQRAIGLIHLELSIGELKSNVLFHVIDAKTTYNMLLGRPWIHENGIVPSTLHQCFKFFQNGIKKVDADLKPFAETEAHFADAKFYAKEDISNEVLPVEIPSMKGKQDEKEHVKFIAKKDISSPKKGPEPFLRYIPLSHRKNGQSPFAECPQPTKDMSRPAKLTMKDVAILKENHVMPLTSSTNPLPSKPLNGFVRSSQSPIEHGILPSERTKEWFDPKAYRLLAKAGYDFSKQEDLRKLIPEATGEKMHGLSRTQRKMRLEGHKIPIPKTGLGYTPEQPAQIWTKKRSDPSNSQYITVEVGESSNQRKDHSSPHVSVFDRIEPSSSQITVFNRLNTTCSTSNRDTLACKSVFDRLGATKRPIDSHSQSSLNFDVQGEKRANDEIRSSIPSRMKRNFTLEINTEGSLKSPVHDEEIEEVSSSFHITIEEGTLSDAEATNEEVDEAPPALEDGGQATVDELKEINLGTVEEPRPTFISALFTPEEEEGYLKLLVEYKDVFAWTYKEMPGLNPSIALHHLVVKKDVRPVKQAQRRFRPELIPQIETEVNKLIEAGFIREVQYLEWIANIVPVKKKNGQIRVCVDFRDLNNACPKDDFPLPITEVMVDATTGHEALSFMDGSSGYNQIRMNPKDEQLTAFRTPKGIYCYKVMPFGLKNAGATYQRAMQKIFDNVLHKYVECYVDDLVVKTKRREDHLADLRSVFTRLRKYQLKMNPRKCAFGVTSGKFLGFIVRHRGIEIDQSKIEAIQKMPEPKNLRELRGLQGKLAYIRRFISNLAGRCQPFNRLMKKDVHFEWDEACSNAFACIKRYLLNPPVLGAPIPGKPLVLYIAAQERSLGALMAQENKEGKERALYYLSQTLNGAELNYSPIEKMCLALFFAINKLEHYMQAYMVRLIAKADPIKYVLSRPVISGRIARWAVLLQQYDLAYVPQKAVKGQVLADFLADHPVPSDWEFSDDFPDEDVFYIEIMPPWVMFFDGAARQEGAGAGVVFVSPQRQILLYSFSLSELCSNNVAEYQALIIGLQMAIEMGISQLEILGDSKLVINQILEQYDVKKEDLIPYCKYAKKLLANFEAITLEHIPRKENRQADALANLATALALSQEETTKVAISQRWVVPLVVEEEEEEQANIISVCLVEKEDWRQVIIEYLQHGRLPDDKCHKTEIRRRAARFIYYKDTLFRRSFDGLFLRCLG from the exons ATGAGTGATAAGAGGCAAAGGAGACTGGGAACAAAAGTATATGAAGATTcagcacaaacccaaaaatctcgAAATCTCATCACATTGGAAGAATTCTTCCCcagaaaattctttcaaaataacTCAGCTGAGGCCGTCCACACAGTTTCTCGTTGCGAAATCCAGGACGAAAAGGAGGACGTTGACCATGATGATCCAAAAGAGACCTTATCATCTTTGGAGGAACTCCAATCTCAGGTCGATGAAGTTGAACCCTTGCAATCCTCCACATCACCAAAAGAAGTGCTCACCCAAGCTCTTGAGGAGCCAGAGATATACGCCCCTCATACCAATACGCTTCAACAAACACAGGGATGTTACGCATGCTCTCCAGATTTGACTTTCACTGATAAGGATCTATTGTTAGGCTCTAAGCCCCACAATCGCCCACTCTATGTCTCTGGTTATGCTCGTAAACAAAGGATCGAGCGTGTCCTTGTTGATGGAGGTTCAGCCGTTAACATACTTCCAAAAATGACCATGAAACGACTGGGTTTTACTATGGAAGAATTATCACACAGTCGTTTGGTCATCCAAGGTTTTAATCAAGGAGGACAACGTGCAATCGGCCTAATCCACCTAGAATTATCCATTGGAGAATTGAAAAGCAACGTCTTGTTCCACGTCATTGACGCTAAGACGACCTACAACATGTTGTTAGGACGTCCTTGGATCCATGAAAATGGAATAGTACCATCAACCTTGCATCAATGCTTCAAGTTCtttcaaaatggaataaaaaaggtCGATGCCGATCTAAAGCCTTTTGCAGAAACTGAAGCTCATTTTGCTGATgcaaaattttatgcaaaagaaGACATTTCTAACGAGGTTCTTCCAGTTGAGATCCCGTCTATGAAAGGTAAACAAGATGAAAAGGAGCATGTTAAATTCATCGCCAAAAAGGACATCTCTTCCCCAAAGAAAGGTCCAGAACCATTCCTTCGGTATATACCATTATCACATCGCAAGAATGGACAATCACCATTCGCGGAATGCCCTCAACCTACAAAAGATATGTCGAGACCTGCAAAGCTCACGATGAAGGATGTAGCCatattgaaagaaaatcatGTCATGCCTTTAACTTCATCCACAAATCCTTTGCCCTCGAAGCCGTTAAACGGATTCGTGAGGTCTTCGCAAAGTCCAATAGAGCATGGTATTCTACCAAGTGAGCGGACGAAAGAATGGTTCGACCCAAAGGCATATAGGCTGTTAGCCAAAGCAGGCTACGATTTCTCAAAACAAGAAGACTTAAGGAAGCTAATTCCAGAAGCCACCGGAGAAAAGATGCATGGCCTTAGCAGAACACAAAGGAAAATGCGGCTTGAAGGGCATAAAATTCCTATCCCAAAGACCGGACTAGGTTATACTCCCGAACAACCAGCTCAGATATGGACCAAGAAAAGAAGCGATCCTTCGAATTCTCAATACATAACGGTGGAGGTCGGCGAAAgttcaaatcaaagaaaagaccaTTCTTCACCCCATGTCTCAGTGTTTGATCGCATCGAGCCCTCGTCATCACAAATCACAGTGTTCAACAGGCTAAATACAACTTGTTCAACATCAAATCGGGACACTCTTGCTTGTAAATCAGTCTTTGATCGACTGGGGGCAACAAAAAGgcctattgatagtcattctcaAAGTTCATTAAACTTTGACGTTCAAGGGGAGAAGAGAGCCAATGATGAGATCCGCAGTAGCATTCCTTCACGCATGAAACGTAACTTTACCTTGGAGATCAACACTGAAGGATCGCTCAAA TCACCCGTCCATGATGAGGAAATTGAAGAGGTATCATCCTCGTTTCATATTACAATAGAAGAGGGTACACTGTCAGATGCTGAAGCAACCAATGAAGAGGTCGATGAAGCTCCTCCAGCcttggaagatggaggacaaGCTACAGTTGATGAACTTAAAGAGATCAATTTAGGAACTGTTGAAGAACCCCGACCAACTTTCATCAGCGCGCTTTTTAcccctgaagaagaagaaggataccTCAAGCTCCTAGTAGAGTACAAAGATGTGTTCGCTTGGACTTACAAGGAAATGCCTGGGCTCAATCCAAGTATTGCTCTACACCATTTGGTAGTAAAGAAGGATGTGCGCCCAGTTAAACAAGCTCAAAGACGCTTTCGGCCAGAGCTTATCCCTCAAATAGAAACCGAGGTCAATAAGCTCATTGAAGCAGGTTTCATTCGTGAAGTACAGTACCTGGAATGGATCGCTAACATCGTCCCTGTCAAAAAGAAGAATGGACAAATCCGAGTGTGCGTTGACTTTCGTGATTTGAACAATGCATGTCCCAAGGATGATTTTCCATTACCCATCACTGAGGTCATGGTTGATGCCACTACTGGTCATGAAGCTTTATCTTTCATGGATGGATCTTCGGGTTACAACCAAATTCGAATGAATCCTAAGGATGAGCAGCTTACAGCTTTCCGTACCCCTAAGGGAATTTActgttacaaagtgatgccctttggactAAAGAATGCTGGTGCTACTTATCAACGGGCCATGCAGAAGATCTTTGATAATGTACTTCATAAATACGTGGAGTGTTATGTTGATGATTTGGTggttaaaacaaaaaggagggaAGACCATCTGGCAGATCTACGATCCGTGTTCACCCGCTTGAGAAAGTATCAGCTTAAGATGAACCCTCGCAAATGCGCCTTTGGCGTAACATCTGGAAAATTTCTTGGTTTCATTGTGAGGCACCGCGGTATTGAAATTGACCAGTCCAAAATTGAAGCAATCCAGAAAATGCCAGAGCCCAAGAATCTGCGAGAACTTAGAGGCTTGCAGGGAAAATTGGCCTACATACGACGATTTATCTCGAATTTGGCTGGTCGATGTCAACCTTTCAATAGATTGATGAAAAAGGATGTCCACTTTGAATGGGATGAGGCTTGCAGCAATGCTTTTGCATGCATCAAAAGATATTTACTTAATCCTCCAGTTTTAGGTGCTCCTATCCCAGGAAAGCCTTTGGTGCTGTATATTGCGGCCCAAGAAAGGTCTCTAGGTGCTCTTATGGcgcaagaaaataaagaggggAAAGAAAGAGCCCTTTATTATCTAAGTCAAACTCTCAATGGGGCTGAATTAAACTATTCTCCTATTGAAAAGATGTGTCTCGCTCTTTTCTTTGCCATAAACaaactggagcactacatgcAAGCATATATGGTCCGTTTGATAGCAAAGGCAGACCCGATCAAATATGTCCTCTCCAGGCCAGTGATTTCTGGTCGTATAGCTCGATGGGCAGTCTTGCTTCAGCAATATGACCTTGCATATGTTCCACAAAAAGCTGTCAAAGGACAAGTATTGGCAGATTTCTTAGCTGATCACCCAGTTCCGTCTGATTGGGAATTCTCTGATGATTTCCCGGATGAAGATGTGTTTTACATTGAAATAATGCCACCAtgggtgatgttttttgatGGGGCTGCACGTCAAGAAGGAGCGGGGGCAGGTGTAGTGTTTGTTTCTCCACAACGGCAAATACTTCTTTACTCGTTCTCATTAAGCGAACTCTGCTCTAACAACGTGGCCGAATATCAAGCATTGATCATTGGTCTACAGATGGCTATTGAGATGGGCATATCGCAACTTGAGATCTTGGGAGACTCCAAATTAGTTATCAACCAAATCTTGGAGCAATATGACGTCAAGAAAGAAGACCTCATCCCCTATTGCAAATATGCGAAGAAGTTGCTAGCAAATTTTGAAGCCATCACATTGGAGCATATACCGAGGAAGGAGAATAGACAGGCCGATGCTTTAGCTAATTTAGCTACTGCCTTAGCATTATCCCAAGAAGAGACAACCAAGGTCGCTATTTCCCAAAGGTGGGTGGTACCTCtcgtggttgaagaagaagaagaagagcaagcCAACATCATTTCTGTATGCCTTGTCGAAAAAGAAGATTGGCGACAAGTGATCATTGAATATCTTCAACATGGAAGACTCCCGGATGATAAATGCCATAAGACTGAAATTCGGCGGAGGGCTGCTCGATTCATTTACTATAAAGACACTCTCTTCCGCCGTTCATTTGATGGATTGTTTCTCCGTTGCTTAGGATAG